In Alphaproteobacteria bacterium, the following proteins share a genomic window:
- a CDS encoding glycosyltransferase family A protein → MTWSSITPDLGRLSVVVPCFNHGEYLAECLDAILDQSVVPDEIFVLDDASTDSSYAVADEYRQRHSCIRLERNATNLGAVGNINRGLERATGQWVLFAAADDWLLPEMLATAARVLAGHPGAGLWSALSLIARHGRLTILPTTRPLRRSGYLSPGRARRKMIWCDSWFMGNTCILNREKALAFGGLRPELHSFSDNFLYRQLSAKYGACFTPKPLAVWRLTSGYAARTHANPDMMHGIRSAAARIMQEEYGDLFSAAYVARFERRHRYQAATGIDFSRPDAADRLADVLIAPSDADRRMLRWLVRRGRRSALAFLFWKLRLPDGWEVLSRHLYWRTRIKREGGGS, encoded by the coding sequence ATGACCTGGTCATCAATCACGCCTGACTTGGGGCGGCTGAGTGTCGTTGTCCCGTGCTTTAATCATGGCGAATACTTGGCTGAGTGCCTGGACGCAATTCTGGATCAGAGCGTCGTTCCCGACGAGATTTTTGTACTGGACGATGCTTCAACCGACAGTTCCTATGCCGTGGCGGACGAATATCGCCAGCGCCATTCGTGTATTCGGCTGGAGAGAAACGCCACAAACCTGGGAGCGGTCGGCAATATCAACCGTGGGTTGGAGCGAGCCACGGGACAATGGGTTCTGTTTGCCGCTGCAGACGATTGGCTGCTGCCTGAAATGCTCGCTACTGCCGCACGGGTTCTGGCCGGGCATCCGGGGGCCGGTTTGTGGTCCGCGCTGTCGTTGATCGCAAGGCATGGACGCCTGACAATTCTCCCTACAACGCGACCGCTGCGGAGATCGGGATATCTTTCGCCTGGGCGAGCCCGTAGAAAGATGATCTGGTGCGATTCCTGGTTTATGGGCAACACCTGTATCCTCAATCGCGAGAAGGCCCTTGCATTTGGCGGTTTGCGTCCAGAGCTGCACAGCTTCTCCGACAATTTCCTTTACCGTCAGCTTTCTGCGAAGTACGGAGCCTGTTTTACGCCCAAGCCTTTGGCTGTATGGCGGCTGACATCCGGATACGCGGCGCGGACGCATGCCAATCCGGATATGATGCATGGAATAAGGTCTGCGGCGGCCCGGATTATGCAGGAGGAGTACGGCGACTTGTTTTCCGCCGCGTATGTCGCGCGATTTGAGCGGCGTCATCGCTATCAGGCCGCAACAGGCATCGATTTTTCCAGGCCTGACGCGGCAGATCGCTTGGCCGACGTGCTGATCGCGCCGTCGGATGCGGATCGAAGAATGCTTCGCTGGCTCGTTCGTCGGGGACGACGCAGCGCCCTGGCGTTTCTGTTTTGGAAGCTAAG
- a CDS encoding SIS domain-containing protein, with the protein MSHAATYFSQAAEIATRIDTAAIESMATALAQLRQDGGRLFFLGVGGSAGNCSHAVNDFRKLCNIEAYAPTDNVSELTARTNDEGWETVFSAWLATSRFRSEDAVFIFSVGGGDAQRNISTNLIHAIDFVKSRGGTVFGIVGREGGYTHQMGDHVVVVPSIDGTLITPHSEAFQAVIWHGLVSHPTLQVKETKWP; encoded by the coding sequence ATGTCACATGCCGCCACCTATTTTTCGCAAGCCGCCGAGATCGCCACGCGAATCGATACGGCCGCAATTGAGTCCATGGCCACGGCTCTGGCTCAGCTTCGCCAAGACGGCGGCCGACTCTTTTTCCTCGGTGTTGGCGGGAGTGCGGGCAACTGCAGTCACGCCGTGAATGATTTTCGCAAGCTGTGCAATATAGAGGCCTATGCGCCAACGGATAACGTCTCCGAACTGACGGCGCGAACCAACGACGAGGGTTGGGAAACGGTCTTTTCCGCCTGGCTCGCCACCAGTCGATTCCGGTCGGAAGACGCGGTGTTCATATTTTCGGTTGGCGGCGGCGACGCCCAGCGCAACATCAGCACGAACCTGATCCACGCCATCGATTTCGTAAAGTCCCGGGGAGGAACCGTGTTCGGGATCGTCGGGCGCGAAGGCGGCTATACGCACCAGATGGGCGATCACGTCGTGGTCGTGCCATCGATTGACGGGACGCTCATTACCCCCCATTCCGAAGCGTTTCAGGCGGTCATCTGGCATGGCCTGGTGTCCCACCCCACCCTGCAGGTCAAGGAAACCAAATGGCCATGA